One Diadema setosum chromosome 8, eeDiaSeto1, whole genome shotgun sequence genomic window carries:
- the LOC140232351 gene encoding uncharacterized protein has product MAQKVGPDCPQGTGSTYGTMHSKEGPQRRIRISVCSSSKEESVSGFRHYLQTLRDRRQDLIESVEFHPLPYNNIDKYKFPEDKKVDVMLLCHSIHNRRFAITDVDDALYNKYLRYSTKKLGQERVAVIAHDFEDLGEEADKRRMESFRSAQPTTFEQAALAFTAGRLDGSQPEISEENLQKLEHFFNNAASQRNSNTSHPCNCCVIV; this is encoded by the exons ATGGCACAGAAAGTAGGCCCAGACTGCCCACAAGGTACCGGTTCGACGTACGGCACAATGCATAGCAAAGAAG GTCCTCAACGTCGCATCAGGATATCCGTATGCTCGTCTTCAAAAGAGGAGAGTGTGTCAGGCTTTCGTCACTACCTCCAGACACTGAGGGACAGGCGGCAAGACTTGATCGAGAGTGTAGAGTTCCATCCACTGCCTTACAACAATATCGACAAGTACAAATTTCCTGAAGACAAAAAAGTCGACGTCATGCTGCTATGCCACTCTATTCACAACAGGAGGTTCGCCATTACGGATGTTGATGATGCCCTCTACAACAAATACTTGCGCTACAGCACGAAAAAGCTAG GTCAGGAGAGAGTTGCTGTGATTGCGCACGATTTTGAGGACTTGGGCGAAGAAGCTGACAAGAGGCGCATGGAGTCGTTCAGAAGCGCACAACCAACGACTTTCGAGCAGGCCGCCCTCGCCTTTACTGCCGGAAGGCTGGATGGTTCTCAGCCAGAGATTTCGGAGGAAAACTTGCAGAAACTGGAGCACTTCTTTAACAATGCAGCGTCTCAAAGAAACTCAAATACGTCGCACCCGTGTAACTGTTGTGTAATAGTGTAG